In Paenibacillus sp. FSL M7-0420, a single genomic region encodes these proteins:
- the dhaK gene encoding dihydroxyacetone kinase subunit DhaK: MKKIINDPANLVREMCSGLVMAHPQLTFDSKYKIVSRSAPNPDKVTLISGGGSGHEPAHAGLVGLGMLDAAVCGDVFASPSQIQVYQAIRNHTGHKGALLIIKNYSGDMMNFQNAAYLAAEDGLAVDYVKVDDDIAVEDSLYTVGRRGVAGTILVHKVAGAAAEAGLPLAEVKQAAQHAAAHVRSLGFAFTSCTVPAKGTPTFQLQEDEMEYGVGIHGEPGIRREKLLTADELAERMISALLASLHLDQPDGGEVVVLVNGFGATPLQELYLLNHSVIRSLGERGIIIRQSLVGNYMTSIDMAGASISLMKLDDELRRWLAEPCDTPALRLTGELAPVQYVSPLPQQETQAEVSLTAETDPGFAVLRDERLRLENIIYLVDKMSEIIIANEAPFCELDAHAGDGDFGMSVAKGFKQLKREWKELVQHHSTDIGSFLQACSLIIMEHCGGASGPIWGSAFRSAGKYATGRTSLKTLEMAEMLEAAVQGIQATGERSFGRGAVVGDKTLIDALVPCAEAWKSSAQQKLSLKEAFAKAAEAAVEGARRTESIVARMGRAGTVGERSIGHPDAGAFALGVIFTELSNAVQ, from the coding sequence ATGAAAAAGATAATCAACGATCCGGCCAATCTCGTCCGTGAGATGTGCAGCGGACTGGTGATGGCTCATCCGCAGCTGACATTCGACAGCAAATACAAAATTGTCTCCAGGTCTGCGCCGAATCCTGACAAGGTAACGCTGATCAGCGGCGGGGGCAGCGGCCATGAGCCGGCGCATGCCGGGCTGGTCGGTCTGGGAATGCTGGATGCAGCCGTCTGCGGGGATGTCTTCGCCTCCCCGTCACAGATTCAGGTCTATCAGGCGATCCGCAACCATACCGGCCATAAGGGCGCGCTGCTGATCATCAAGAATTACAGCGGCGATATGATGAACTTCCAGAATGCGGCTTATCTGGCGGCTGAGGACGGCCTGGCTGTGGACTATGTGAAGGTTGATGATGATATTGCAGTAGAAGACAGCCTGTATACGGTGGGACGCCGAGGGGTTGCAGGCACGATTCTGGTGCATAAGGTTGCCGGGGCGGCTGCCGAGGCCGGACTGCCGCTGGCAGAGGTGAAGCAGGCCGCGCAGCATGCGGCTGCTCATGTGCGCAGTCTTGGTTTTGCTTTTACCTCCTGTACCGTTCCGGCCAAGGGTACGCCTACCTTCCAGCTTCAGGAGGATGAGATGGAGTATGGGGTCGGCATTCATGGGGAGCCGGGCATCCGCAGAGAAAAGCTGCTGACCGCCGATGAGCTGGCGGAACGTATGATCTCTGCCCTGCTGGCCAGTCTGCACCTGGATCAGCCGGACGGCGGAGAGGTGGTGGTGCTGGTCAACGGCTTCGGCGCAACGCCTCTGCAGGAGCTGTACCTGCTCAATCACTCCGTGATCCGTAGTCTGGGAGAACGGGGGATCATCATCCGCCAATCTCTTGTGGGCAACTATATGACCAGCATAGATATGGCCGGCGCTTCCATCAGCCTGATGAAGCTGGATGATGAGCTGCGCAGATGGCTTGCTGAGCCTTGCGATACTCCGGCGCTCCGGTTAACGGGCGAGCTTGCGCCGGTGCAATACGTCAGCCCTCTTCCGCAGCAGGAGACTCAGGCTGAGGTGAGCCTGACGGCCGAGACCGATCCGGGCTTCGCTGTCCTCCGTGACGAACGGCTGCGGCTGGAGAATATCATCTATCTGGTGGATAAGATGAGTGAGATTATTATCGCGAATGAGGCTCCCTTCTGTGAGCTGGATGCTCATGCGGGTGATGGAGACTTCGGGATGAGTGTCGCCAAGGGTTTCAAGCAATTGAAGCGGGAATGGAAGGAGCTTGTGCAGCATCATTCCACGGATATCGGCAGCTTCCTTCAGGCCTGCTCCCTGATCATTATGGAGCATTGCGGCGGAGCTTCCGGTCCAATCTGGGGCTCAGCCTTCCGCTCAGCAGGCAAATATGCCACTGGCCGGACCTCGCTGAAAACGCTGGAGATGGCCGAAATGCTGGAAGCAGCGGTTCAGGGCATCCAGGCTACTGGTGAACGTTCCTTCGGTCGCGGGGCAGTCGTGGGCGATAAGACGCTGATTGATGCGCTGGTCCCTTGTGCTGAAGCCTGGAAGAGCAGTGCCCAGCAGAAGCTGTCCTTGAAGGAAGCCTTCGCCAAGGCGGCCGAAGCGGCTGTTGAGGGAGCCCGGCGCACCGAATCCATTGTGGCGCGGATGGGCCGGGCCGGGACGGTAGGTGAGCGCAGCATCGGCCACCCGGATGCGGGCGCATTTGCCCTGGGGGTTATTTTCACAGAGCTGTCTAACGCTGTCCAATAA
- a CDS encoding glycerol dehydrogenase, producing the protein MRRTFISPAKYTQGEDELLQLGYFVSTFGTSALLIAHPDDVKRVQAKLDATSSQFGITLVKGDFQGECSRQEISRLQELAREHKCACTIGLGGGKAIDTAKCVAEGEALIIVPTIAATDAPTSHSAVIYTSEGAFEDYAYFKASPSVVLIDTTVIAQAPTRFLVSGMGDALSTYFEARATAASYSNVNAGLPCGVHAGVITEAKGTKAALALARLCYDTLLEDGAKAKLACDQNVVTPALENIIETNILLSGLGFESSGLAAAHAIHNGLTALEGTHHYYHGEKVAFSTIAQLVLENAQQAEIDQVLSFCHSVSLPVCLADIGVASISHEELMEVARKACIPEESIHSMPFPVTAEAVAAAIAVADKLGEAFKKSKEQRV; encoded by the coding sequence ATGAGAAGAACCTTTATCAGCCCGGCAAAATACACACAAGGTGAGGATGAGCTGCTTCAATTGGGATACTTCGTCAGTACTTTCGGCACATCGGCTCTGCTGATTGCGCACCCGGATGATGTGAAGCGTGTGCAGGCCAAGCTCGATGCCACCAGCAGTCAATTCGGCATTACTCTCGTGAAGGGGGATTTCCAGGGCGAATGCTCCCGGCAGGAGATTTCCAGACTACAGGAGCTGGCCCGTGAGCATAAGTGTGCTTGTACTATCGGTCTTGGCGGCGGCAAGGCCATCGACACGGCTAAATGTGTGGCAGAAGGCGAGGCGCTGATTATCGTTCCTACCATTGCAGCCACCGATGCACCCACCAGCCATTCCGCTGTGATTTACACTTCTGAAGGCGCTTTCGAGGATTATGCTTACTTCAAAGCCAGCCCTTCGGTCGTGCTGATTGATACGACTGTTATCGCGCAGGCTCCTACCCGCTTCCTGGTATCCGGGATGGGCGATGCCCTCTCCACCTACTTCGAGGCCAGAGCTACTGCGGCATCCTATTCCAATGTCAATGCGGGGCTTCCTTGCGGAGTGCATGCAGGTGTAATTACGGAGGCCAAAGGCACCAAAGCCGCGCTGGCCCTTGCCCGCTTATGCTACGATACCCTGCTGGAGGATGGGGCCAAGGCCAAGCTGGCTTGTGATCAGAACGTGGTGACACCGGCGCTGGAGAATATTATCGAAACGAACATCCTGCTGTCGGGGCTCGGGTTCGAGAGCAGCGGTCTGGCTGCCGCACATGCCATCCATAACGGTCTGACGGCGCTCGAAGGCACCCATCACTATTACCATGGCGAGAAGGTGGCCTTCAGCACGATCGCACAGCTCGTTCTGGAGAATGCGCAGCAGGCAGAGATCGATCAGGTGTTGTCCTTCTGCCACTCGGTGAGCCTTCCTGTATGCCTGGCCGATATTGGTGTCGCTTCCATCTCCCATGAGGAGCTGATGGAAGTGGCCCGCAAGGCGTGTATCCCGGAGGAGTCGATTCATTCGATGCCGTTCCCGGTTACCGCTGAAGCGGTTGCCGCTGCCATTGCTGTTGCTGACAAGCTGGGCGAAGCCTTCAAGAAGAGCAAGGAGCAACGCGTATGA
- a CDS encoding PocR ligand-binding domain-containing protein, producing the protein MQSKFDLKYIIDMDEWGKLQESLSLVTRMAIIMVDYKGVPVTAHSRCQAFCQTVRSDKEFSPYCQKCDARGGLEAVRLSRPYIYRCHFDILDIAIPIIVDNQYIGALMAGQIRLAEGSGPNLEQIVSRPQQDAMTEDRARKYELLPVMTYEEVVATADMLYHLCNYVVKESILKHELLERNRQHEALNPQQESKPKPELSALPVEPPSAPKTPASSGSAYKTECISPTLQPAFDYMLSHREENFSLKMLAQLCHISPSYFSRLFTREMGEPFSLYVARMKVGWAKELLATTDWSVNEISNHLNFCDAGYFIKIFKKYESATPRSYRASLITNRI; encoded by the coding sequence ATGCAATCCAAATTCGACTTGAAGTATATCATTGATATGGACGAATGGGGCAAGCTTCAGGAATCGTTGTCCCTGGTGACGCGCATGGCCATCATTATGGTCGATTATAAAGGCGTGCCGGTTACGGCACATAGCCGCTGTCAGGCCTTCTGCCAGACCGTGCGCAGCGACAAGGAATTCTCGCCCTATTGTCAAAAATGTGACGCGCGCGGAGGTCTGGAGGCTGTACGGCTGAGCCGGCCCTATATCTACCGCTGCCACTTCGATATTCTCGACATTGCTATCCCTATCATTGTCGATAATCAGTACATCGGGGCGCTGATGGCCGGACAGATCCGGCTGGCGGAGGGAAGCGGCCCGAATCTGGAGCAGATTGTGTCCCGTCCGCAGCAGGACGCCATGACGGAGGATCGGGCCCGGAAGTACGAGTTGCTGCCTGTCATGACGTATGAGGAGGTTGTGGCCACCGCCGATATGCTCTATCATTTGTGCAACTATGTGGTCAAGGAATCGATCCTGAAGCATGAGCTGCTGGAGCGGAACCGGCAGCATGAGGCCTTGAACCCGCAGCAGGAGTCCAAGCCGAAGCCCGAGCTGTCTGCGCTGCCCGTAGAGCCGCCCTCGGCTCCCAAGACTCCGGCCTCTTCGGGAAGCGCATACAAGACGGAATGCATAAGTCCTACGCTGCAGCCTGCTTTTGACTATATGCTAAGCCACCGGGAGGAGAATTTCTCGCTGAAAATGCTTGCTCAGCTATGCCATATCAGTCCGAGCTACTTCAGCCGCCTGTTCACCAGGGAGATGGGCGAGCCTTTCTCCCTATATGTCGCCCGCATGAAGGTCGGGTGGGCGAAGGAGCTGCTGGCAACAACGGATTGGTCAGTCAACGAGATCAGCAATCACTTGAATTTTTGCGATGCCGGCTATTTCATTAAGATCTTCAAGAAATACGAGTCGGCAACTCCCCGGTCCTACCGTGCTTCTCTCATAACAAATCGAATATAA
- a CDS encoding DUF7832 domain-containing protein translates to MAYDRIDWHSGGDYPSDLPEENGGIHIGMFLAWALGRGMAGEIHLEESAEALKRLKRRELTGLDYLLEYCDGKFWDEDLDERGNAFATDYYDGQSAFAAQYGSYLNDYCEVFNRQAAEQGREYPSIYHVENTCENYDRLQPLLDERYAQWEVWSEGLSNRKLDPKAQFLQACQQIGQQFLQAEGFRSNKTGTVWKKTAADKDTVFELSFQPQSYNTRTDVRMTVNLWIASKPLKKWLAGQTGRGDDTVLFGSLRRPQKFSSAIVWQVAGSQLDSSLESIGQQIGERVLPLFELFADRPRALEQLAACGAGFPGICDTESSPLAYLLCFGTQEQAQRFFTHYFNSRPSPWRRNIHQTYKRLQEGESWDYSAYVRENDVKLAFKNGLVIP, encoded by the coding sequence ATGGCATATGACCGGATCGATTGGCATTCCGGGGGAGATTATCCCTCGGATCTGCCGGAAGAGAATGGCGGGATTCATATCGGCATGTTTCTAGCCTGGGCCTTAGGCCGCGGTATGGCGGGGGAAATTCACCTTGAGGAGTCGGCGGAGGCGCTGAAGCGGCTGAAACGCCGTGAGCTCACGGGGCTGGATTACCTGCTGGAGTATTGCGACGGGAAATTCTGGGATGAAGATCTGGATGAGCGCGGCAATGCCTTCGCCACTGATTATTACGACGGTCAATCGGCCTTCGCCGCACAGTATGGAAGCTATCTTAATGATTATTGTGAAGTCTTCAACCGCCAGGCGGCTGAACAAGGCCGCGAATACCCCAGCATCTATCATGTGGAGAACACCTGTGAGAATTATGACCGCCTGCAGCCCTTGCTGGACGAACGTTATGCCCAGTGGGAGGTCTGGTCAGAAGGTCTGTCCAACCGTAAGCTCGATCCCAAAGCTCAATTCCTTCAGGCCTGTCAGCAGATCGGACAGCAGTTCCTCCAGGCCGAGGGCTTCAGATCAAATAAGACGGGTACGGTATGGAAAAAAACAGCGGCCGACAAAGATACCGTATTCGAGCTCTCTTTCCAACCGCAGTCTTACAACACCCGCACCGATGTGCGGATGACGGTGAACCTGTGGATTGCCAGCAAGCCCCTCAAAAAATGGCTTGCCGGACAAACCGGCAGAGGGGACGATACCGTACTGTTCGGCTCGCTGCGCAGGCCGCAGAAATTCTCTAGCGCCATCGTCTGGCAGGTCGCCGGCTCACAGCTGGATTCCTCCCTGGAGAGTATTGGTCAGCAGATCGGGGAACGTGTCCTGCCGCTGTTCGAGCTGTTCGCAGACCGTCCCCGCGCACTGGAGCAGCTTGCCGCCTGCGGCGCAGGATTCCCCGGCATCTGCGATACTGAATCCAGTCCGCTGGCCTATTTGCTGTGTTTCGGCACACAAGAGCAGGCGCAGCGCTTCTTCACGCATTACTTCAACAGCCGGCCGTCGCCTTGGCGCCGGAATATTCATCAGACCTACAAGCGGCTGCAGGAGGGAGAATCCTGGGACTATTCCGCCTATGTCCGTGAGAATGATGTGAAGCTGGCGTTCAAGAACGGCCTGGTTATCCCTTGA